The DNA window TTCGATGTGCCCAGAGGACTCAAAAAGATCCAGTTCCTTGAATTTGCCCAAGGCCATTGGCTCCAAGAGAATTTGTCATTGATTTTTCTGGGCCCCACCGGAGTTGGGAAATCTTTCTTGGCGGCCGTACTGGCCCATCACCTGTGTAAGCAGGGCCATACCGTACGCTATATCAAAACCGCTGATCTACTTCTGGAGCTGAAACTCACTAAAGCCGATGGATCCTATCCTAAGCTGCGTAAGCAATTAGCGGCCTACGATCTATTGGTTCTTGATGAATGGCTCAGAGATCCCCTATCCCTCTATGAGGCCAGGGAAATTCTCGATGTCTTAGACGAGCGATTCCGCAAAGCATCGTGTCTATTCGCCACTCAGATCCCGGTGGAGCAATGGCATCCACAGATTCAAGATCCGACGCTGGCCGATGCCATTCTCGACCGCATTGTCCATGATGCGATGAAGGTCTCACTCCGAGGTGAATCCATGCGGAAACTGACCAGTAAATTGACACCCCAAAAGGAGAACGACAACCCTGCTCTATCTACAAAACAACAGGAGAATAAGACGGATGCAAAACCCCAAAATGAAACCTCTGCAAAATCGAAGGCTAAAGGACAACGGGAAGCGACTGATGATTAAACCTCACTCAGCTTTTCGTGTTATGAATGATTTAGGCAATTCCAATGCCATTTGATTGAGATAAAGGGACACCTTCTGACCTGCTAATTCTAGATGCCGATATTTTTTTATCGGAAGGTGCCGAAGCAAATGGTCACTTACATGCCGAGGTTATAAAAATCGGTCAAGCCCTTCCCGAGCACTGGTATATCCCCCTATCCCATATGCAATCAGCAAGATCCAGATAGCTATTCCAATGTGATTAGCACCTAGTGCAATCCAGCCCATGAGGGTCAATATGCCACATAGGATTGCTGCCGTTGCTGCAGGATAGGTTTTCAGCCAAGAAGGGAGGCGTTGAGCTACCCGCTGGATGGGGATATTATTCATGGTTCTTGTGTCAACAGCACCATAAGGGTAAACCTTGACATTGATGTTAAAGTCAAGGGTATGTTGACGATTAAAGAACTCACTAAAACGGTGGGGCAAGGCACCACACCCCGCATGGTGCGTCACTATCACGAAATTGGGTTACTGCCTCAACCCTCACGTTCTCAAGGCAACTATCGGCTTTATGACAATGCCGATGTCCAGCGGTTGCAACAGATTGTGGCGCTGAAAAAACAGGGTTTCCAGCTTGCTCACATCAGACAAATTCTGACGACTCAGCCTCCTACCATTGAACCCCTTCTCGATCAACTTCAGCATCAGTATCAAGCCGTTCTACAGCAACTGATCAAGCTGCGTCAAACGGCCACCGCCCTGGAAGGAATCATAGGTCGCGATTTAGCCTGCCAATCTGTCCAGGCGGAAGCATTAGCCCAATTACGGCAATTAGCAGCAGAGGCTGAAACAGCCACCGCTTTTACTGATGGTCTATGGCAGCAGTTGGACGCCGCTGTCCCAGAGCACCCAGAGCATTTCCAAGAGGCACTGGCTAGATTGCTCCCAGACCTCTCCCAGCGTCCTGAAATCGAGGTGGATGTCATTTCCCATCTGGTGTTAGCCTGTGGCGATGTCAGTCTGGCTAGCTTTATCCGCTTTAGTCCCGATGCCATCAAAGCTGCCCGTGAGACACTATCAACTAGGTGTACGGTAGTGGCCGATGTATCAGCTGTGAACGCTGCATTGGATCAACCCCGCCTTAAGCATTTAGGTTGCTCCTGGGCCACCCTTTTAGATAACCCCCATGTAGACAGTGCTGCTGATGCTGAGCAACAGTTCTGGCAAGATCAAAATGGGCACCAACGGCTGGAATCTCTTATTAATGGTACCGTTTGGGTGGTGGGGTATGCGCCATCCGTATTGATGAAGCTCTGTGCAGCTATCGAGGAGGGTGTGGGACAGCCTGCATTGGTTATTGGTTTACCAATTGGATTTAGCCATGCATCTGCAGCTAAGCGGCGACTTGCAAAGTTGGATATTCCCTACGTGACCACAGAGAATACCTTTGGTGGTGGCTTACTGGCAGCAGTGGTTCTTAATCGGCTAGCGGCTTCTCTGATCGAAAAACCTGATTGCCACTGCTATCTTGGATGATTGATCTACTCCCACCTGCTTCAGCGATGGGAGTGGATCAATTTCTACCCCCTGCTTGCCAATAGAGATTGCTTTTCTGAGACTGCTATAATCCCCGAATGTTTGATTCAACCTGTAAGTTCCTTGCAGAGAGCTTTTCCAGTGATTTTGCTTCTTGGCTACTGGGTGAACCTATTCCACTCACTGAACTCAGCCCATCCGAACTATCCCTCGAACCGATCCGTGCCGATACATTAATTCTTCTAGCTTCTGAAGAATATATTTTGCATGTAGAGTTCCAGACTGAGCCGGACTCGAATATGCCATACAGGATGGCGGATTATCGTCTGCGAGTCTATCGCCGCTTTCCCCACAAACAGATGAAGCAAGTGGTGGTCTATTTGACGCCTTCTCAATCCTATTATGTTTACCAGACAGCCTTTGAGATTCCTGGAATGCGTCATGAATTTGATGTCATTCGTCTTTGGGAACAACCCACACAACTTTTCCTTGAATCAACGGGTTTACTGCCATTGGCGGTTTTAACCAATACTCCAGATCAAGCCCAAACCTTGCGTCAGGTGGCTGAACGAATCGATGCCGTTCCAGAACTGCGAGTACAAAGTAATGTCGCAGCCTCAACTGGGATTCTGGCTGGGTTAACATTGGAGAGGGACTTTATTAATCAAGTTCTGCGGAAGGAAATCATGCAACAGTCAGTCATCTATCAAGAGTGGAAAGAAGAATTTCTCCAGGAAGGTCGTGAAGAAGGCGAACGGACGGGCATCCTTAAAGGCAAACTTGAAGGTGAACAGTCCCTTGTCCTCCGGCTTCTCAACCGACGCATCGGTGACGTTTCTCCAGAGTTGAGATCGCAGATCCAATCCCTATCCCTCGAACAGCTTGAAGCCCTCGGTGAAGCCTTGCTCGACTTTTCGGAATCCGCTGATTTGGTGAACTGGTTGCAGGAGAATCAAGCAAGCTAGCCACTGCTCCCCAAAAATCTCAAAACTGCGTTTCAAACCCCTTGCCCTGACAGCAGGGGTATTTTCGGGATAATTCCAACTCCAAATAATAATCATTATCTGTATTACACGAAAAATTACACGAAATAATGGTATGGTATCCTGGGATTGTACAACTCTTTCCCCGCCTAGGTTCCACCCTTTATGTCGAGGAGAGTGATTATCCAGGAGCCTGAAGCCGATGCAAACTCAGCTACCTGTTGCCGAAACAACGAAGACGATACCCGCTGAGCAGCGGCTCACGCTCAATAACGTTTCTTGGGACACTTATGAAAAACTCCTGGATGCCTTTGGCGAACACCGAGCGGTACGGCTTCACTATGACGAAGGAGTCCTAGAATTCATGGTCCCGTTGGAAGCCCATGAAAACCCCAGTGATCTGGTGGGGCTGTTCATTTGCACTTTAGTGGTTGAGAGTGGCATGGATCTCAAGTGCATGGCCTCTACAACCCTCCGGCGAGAAAAGCTCAAAAAGGGCGCTGAACCCGATAAATGCTATTACATTCAAAATGAATCGCTAGTGAGAGGACGCACGGTTGACTTGGAGAAAGATCCACCCCCAGATTTAGTGGTGGAAATTGATATCACTCATACGGATATTGATAAGAATACGCTGTATGCCAATATGGGCGTTCCTGAATTCTGGCGGTTTAATGGTGCTGTGCTGACGATCTTTCAACTGGATCAGGGCCAATATCAGGAGGTTGATGTTAGCCCCACCTTTGATTGGGTGCCGAAGGATGTGTTTTATCACTTCTTGAAGCAAGGCAAAAAAATCGGGGAAGCTCAAGCGATTCGGGAGTTGAAAAAATGGATTGAACAACATCCCAGATCGTCAGCCTAAGGCCCTACCAATATGCCGCTACCCCCTAACCCCAAATGCTTAGCCTGTCTGAACTATTCCAGGACAGAAGCCAAGCGGGTGCATGGTCCCCAAGGGGATGGCTGTTGGAAGGATAATACCTGCGATCGCAAACGCTCTCACTATCGCCATCGCAAAGAGAACAATGCTAAACGCAAGGGGGAGTATGCGGAACAGAACCCGAAAACAAAACCAGCCGAGACCACTGAAACCCTCTCGATTCCTGTCCAAGCCCCTCCTGTGGCTTTGCTCTACCTGTACAAGGAGAAACCCAAGGATGCCCACCTCCATGCCCTGGCTATCAGTGTCTGGCAAGGCAGTGAAAAGCTGGCAGAAATTGAAGCTGTCCATTGCATGGGCATGACCAATACTCAGGTACGTCATTATCTGAATAATGTGCTGAAGGTACTGCGCGATCGCTTCGGCATCACAGAATATGAGCCACCGATCCGCATGGAGCCGACCGAGTGTGAGATACCGGAATGTCCGCTGAAGGATAAACGCCATGTTCACTCAGCTTGAGCTAGATTTTGCCAGTACATTGGCCTCAGCGCTGGACGAACCAGAGCAAGCAAATGTCCTCCAACTCTGGGATGGGATGTTGCCAGAGTTGCAAACCCTATCCCAACACGAACGGCTCCAGGTCGCTGGCGAGATGGCTCTGGGTATTGCTGAAGTCTTTTGTCAGCGGGCAGAGTTGCTGATCCAGGATTGGGAGGATCGGCATAACACTAAGGGTCCAGTCTTGGATGAGGATTTCCTGGCCGGGATGGTTCAGGAGACCATGTTCCTCGACATTTCAGATCTTTGTCGTCAACCAAAATCACGGAAGCGGCACCAGGGGTTCACGGGAAAGCCCGTGGAATCTGTCGTGGGAGAAGTCAGCAAGGAATCGGTGCTGGAATTCGTGGAAGAGCTTGAGAGTGGGGAGGCGGTTGCGTTGAATGCCAGTCACGAGGAGGATGTGTCGGCTTGGGTGGGTGCGATCAGGCAGTATTTGGAAAAGATTGAGGGAGCTGTACAGTTTGGTGATCTTGTGGAAGGGCTGGGATTTCCTGCTGTCGCAGTTTTGATTGGGGTATTACTGGGTGGGTTACAGGTGGAGCAGCGGGGTGGGTTTTATGAGGGTGGGGTTTATATTGGCAGTTAGGTGTAGATGCCGATATCTTTGCGGATCGATAACTCAAAACTGGCTGGGATATTAGATCATATGCTTAAGAACCAATTCAGAGGAAGGAACTACAGGCTTGATAACTCCTCCGATTTCCCCTGAAAGTGTTACCTGGTTTTGAGTCCTCGTGATGATTCTGACATTATCATGACAGAGCAGAATTCTTACTTTCATACTGGCTATTACCATTAGAGTGCGGACTGGTATTGTCGATACCTTACTAGTTAATGTTCAATATCAAACTAGGTTGGGCATCCCAGGATAATTTACAAGTGGTTCATCATTCGCAATCGTTATAAAAATTGGTTTGTATGCCTCAAACACTGAGTGTTCGCTTATTAGGTGTTATTTCTATCCGCCATGGAGAGCGTTCTCTTTCTGGTCAGCTCACCGGACGGCAGCAAGAATTTATTGCTTACCTAGCTTTAAATCGAAAAGTCCCTCAATCTCGCCAGCGACTTTCCTTTCAGTTTTGGCCAGATTTACCAGATGATCGTGCCCGCGCTAACCTAAGGAAAGAACTGAGTTTGATTCGCAAGGCGCTACCGAAAGCAGATGAATTTATTTCGGTGACGGGTAAGACGCTGCAATGGAACCCGGAGAGCCACTTTACCCTTGATGTAGCTGACTTTGAGGAAATCGCGAAAAAAGGAAAGCAGGCAACTTTAGAAGAGTTGGAGAGGGCGATCTCACTCTATCGAGGTGAACTGCTACCTGATCTTGATTGCGAATGGGTTCTCCCAGAAAGAGACAGACTGCATCAGATGTTTAGGCAGGTGTTAGAAAAGCTCATCAATCAATTAGAAATACAGCGGGACTATCCTGTGGGGGTGACCTATGCTCAGCAACTCCTGCGAGATGATCCGCTCAATGAAGGGGCCTATTGTTCATTAATACGGCTGTATGGATTGATGGGAGATCGCACCAGTGGCCTGCAGACCTATCACCAATGCATGACATTACTGCGTGAGGAACTGGGTATTGATCCGAGCGCGACAACACAAAAGCTTTATGAGCAACTGTTGCGATCTGAGGGAGAAACTAGGCCACCTCTTGGTTCTCTTCCCTTATCCACTACACGATTCAATACAGCGCTCTCCCCGCTTATTGGCCGTGGCCAGGAGTGGAAAATCATAGAGGGTTGGACCGATTCGCTTCTGCATCAGCCTGCAATGATATCCGAGGTGCTGCTGTTGGCGGGCGAACCCGGCATTGGCAAAACTCGTTTACTGGAAGAACTTGGCGTTATGATGCAAGCAAACCATGTTCAGATTCTGTGGGGTTCCTCATTTGCTGCAGAGATGATGCGCCCCTACGGTTTTTGGATAGATGCCCTCCGCTCAGGAAACGTTGGGGCGACCGAGCATCTTCCAGATGCCTTGAGTGTTTTGCTGCCAGAACTGGGGCAACCGCCCCAAACCTTGCCCGACCCCAGCTACTTATACGACGCGGTGGTGAATTTGCTCACGCAGTGGGCTAAACCGTCTCCATTGCTATTGTTGCTTGATGACATCCAATGGCTCGATGAGGCTTCATCTGCTCTATTGAACTATGTCATTCGAGTCATGCGTCATGTACCAATTGCGTTCGCCTGCACCGCACGGTCAGGTGAACTGACGGCAAATATAGCAATGTCAAAGGTACTGCAAATGCTACGACGGGAGCAGAGACTGCGAACCGTAGAGGTTCAGCCGCTGACGTCAGATCAAACGGTAGCCCTAATCCAAAGTGCAGGCCAAATCGAGTTATCACAAATCTCTCCTGAATCAGCCCGCCAGTTTTTTATAGACAGCGGCGGTAACCCCTTCTTAGCCCTTGAAATAGCGAGATATGGGGGACAAACCCGCATTCACCCCCAAGGCTCCCTTGAAGTGCTGATTGAGGATCGTCTTCAGCAGTTGGATGATGCTACACGGGAGTTTTTGCCTTGGGCAGCATCTTTAGGTCGCAGTTTTCAGCCCTCAACAGTGGCGCATGTCGCAGACTACCCCATCACAGAACTGTTGACGGTGATCGAACAGCTTGAGCAACAATCCATTATTCGTCCCAGCACAGCCCTTGAGGGTGAAATGGGATACGACTTTGCCCACGACATTCTGCGGCAGGTGGTTTACAAACAGCTTTCTCATCCTCGCCGGGTGTTAATCCACCGTCAGATAGCCCAAAAGCTCTCTGAGCAGACGACTCAAGAGAAAGCATTAGCGGGCACGATTGTCCATCATGCTGATTTGGGCGGAGATCATGTCTTAGCAACGTCTGCTGCCATTGAGGCAACCGAATATAGTCTGAAGTTGTTTGCCTATACCGAAGCGCTGGAAATAGCCCAACGGGGTATCCAGCATTGTCAATTTCTAGAAGCAAAGATACAGAATCTGTCCTATGCAAAGCTGTTGAAACTCTGTGCCTTCGCTGGGGGCAAAGGTGAGCAAGCCAAAAGCCTGGAACAGGAAGCAAAAAGTCTCATCCAAAAAGCAAAATCTTTAGGGTCCACGGAGGCTGAAACCGAGGCCCTGGAAGCCCTGACGATCTTGCAATTCAACCAGGACAAGCTGGGTGAGGTCCATCAGCATTCCCTACGGATCGCTGAAATGAGTCAGATGGTAAACCCAGCCCAAGCAGTTCGACTGTTGGCTCATAGCGGCGATTGCTTTTCCAGCATAGGTAGAGAAATTGATCGGGCAGAGGCACTGCTACTTGAAGCCCAAGTGTTGGCAGAGCGAGTCGGCATAGAAAACTGCGATCTTGAGTCTGGTATGGGTAATATCCACCGTCACTACGGTCGCTATGAGCCAGCGAAGCTACATTTTCAGAAAGCGTGGAAGATGGCCCAGACTCAGCAGGATCATTGGCGGGAGTGCTACTGCCTCAATGGTCTAGCAATGATTGCGTTGGAGGCAGGTAATCCCCAAGATGCTCTACCTTATTGTGAAGCAATTGTAGAGGTAGCGGCCAAGATTGAAGCCGAAGGAAGTGAAGTCGCTAACGCAACTGCTTTGGCAGCCCTAGCCCACTATCAACTTAACGATGCTCGGTATGAAACCGAGATCGTCGAGGCCATCGAAACCTTACGGCAAGTGGATGCCAAACGGATGCTGGCCTATATCCTCACGGAGGTAGCAGCAGTTGATCTACATCACTCTCGACCTGAAGTAGCCGTTCAACGCGCTGAAGTAGCGCTAGCCAATGCGCTACCAGTGAAGCATCCTAGCGCAATTGCCCTAAGTGGAGCGACTTTGATTCAGGGACTATTAGCTTCAGAAGAGTACCAGAGAGCCACAACGGAGTGGGACACTCTGCACACTAGGATAGATTACCATAGTCTCAGCGCCCGTGCCCAAGAGGCCATCGACCGCACCCGAGAGAACCTGCTAGTGCATCAAACTTCAATCGCTGAATCACAAAAGTAGGAGTAATGCAATGACACTGGTGATTGTTGAGACGCTATCGGAGACGCCGCTAACTCCCGAGAATCTCACAGACGAAGATGTTCAATTTATGAACTGCTTAGAGGAGCGTAATGGCACTTGGCGGTATTCGTTGCTCTCGATTGATCGACAACGAATGATTTGCACCTTTGAAGTCCCTGATGTAGAGTCATTGCGCGAATCATACCGCAGAAGTGGGGTGCCCTATAATCACATTTGGCCAGGAGAGATTCTCAAGCCAGAAGGGACCCAACCCCAGAAGAATGAAGCTATTTTCAAGGTCTTCGAGGGCACTTATCCTGAAGGATTAACCCCAACACAGTGGGACGCAATGAATCAGTCGATGTCATCTCACTACGCTGAGCATGGTGTCGAGTGGGTACAATCTTATGTATCACTGGATCGAACGCGCATTGTTTGTGAACTCAATGCCCCCGACCTAGAAAGCGTGATTAAAGCTCACCATAAGATTGGTCTCACTAAGACGCAACTCTGGCCAGCAACTTTGCTGGCAGAAGTATAAATTCTCTCGCTGTCAGGGCTGAACTGTCCCTCGGTGTTAGCCATGATGGGGACTACGATTACCCCTTTAGCGCTGGGGGAACGTTTATGGAACGGTACTCCTTTTAACTTGGATTCAAGATCGCAATGAAGCCGTAGCTGTGTCTCGTTGGCTGCTGTCTCTGCGTCTCTTGCCGATATTGGTTGTAAGTTCCATGTCTCTTGTCGTCGTCGAAACCACTTTCAAGTCTCCTCTGCACCCATCCGAACGGGCAGATGCTCTACCCAAATGTTGGCCCTGCCTCGTTCAGCACAATGTTACATGGGTTCGGAGTATTCTCTGCATTAATCGCAACCGGATGATCAATGAATTTGATGCACCGGATGCAGAGACGGTGCGGACTCTCTACCACCGGGTAGGGGTTCCTTTTGATCGCGTATGGACCGGAGAATCATTCACTCCAGAGTCAATATCAGAATCAGTAATAAGTAAAGGAGAAGTTCAATGAACGAACTTGAGATCAACGCTGGACTGGCCCCTACCGAGAATTATCAATACGCACAGCAAGTTGGCGCACAGCTATTTGTTGCAGGGCAAGTACCTTATGATTCAGAGGCCAATTTAGTTGGAACCGATGTCGCAAAAGCCCAAGCCCGCCAGTGTCTGAACAATCTGCGGACACTAATCACGCTGTACGGATTTAAGGAGCGCGATATCCGGCTGTTAAAGATCTACGTGGTTGGTGAGCAGCAGAACCTTCTCGATGCCTGGAAGGGTGTTACAGAATGGTTCGAAAACGATGTCCCTCCAGCTACGTTACTGGGCGTAGCGCGATTAGGGTATGAAGGTCAGCTCTTGGAAATAGATGCAACAGTGATTAGCGAGGATAGTCAGTAACGGTTTAGGGACGCTTTGGGAACGCCCTTCAAACTATCTTGTATTTAGTTCAGGGAACTGAACAGTTGTAATTCAGCAATACAAGGAGTTTTGGCAATGAAACACCAAACAACAGATAACCCTAACACGTCCCCCTTAGATACCGTGTTGTCCCAAAGTTTAGTTGAAAACAATCAGACCATCACCCCAGAAGAAGTTCACTTAAGAATCGAACGGTGCTGGGGGTGGTACTCATATCGACTCCCTTGCTAACGGCTCAATAGCCCACGCACGACCTTTTCACGTAAATAACAAACGAATTAGAGGATAACATCATGATTTCACAGGCAAAACAACGCCTGGTCCTTGGCCTTGGCGTCGGACTTGCAGCGCTGTTGACCCAGGAGCCAATTCTGAAACCAAATCGCTCAACCCAAGCATTCCTACAAAATGGACTGCAATTAAATGGACTGCAATTAAATGGGCTGAACTTGAATAGTATTGATGGGAAAACCTCAAAGCACAACGTCTTTACTTTTAATGGAACGGCAGAAAACCCATCGACACGAGCGGACTGGATTCACCCAGCAACAACCCAGGCCGATCTGCCCAACCAAGAGCGCGGCAGCATAGGTCTAACGAGCGGTCAACTCACCGTCCAGGTGATTGAGTAACAATAAGGGGGAGGGAACATCATGAAATTGCGTTACGGGACTCTAGCCCTGATGCTGCTAGGGGGCGCTGCGATCACAACTCTCGCAGGAGGACAAATCCTGATGGCAAGCCGTTCTCCCTCTACCTCAACTCCCACAGCTATTCTACGGGGGCAAAAAATTGTGGGAACCATCTTGACCAGCGTTGATCAACAGGGACGAAAGCAAACCCTTTAAATCAAGGACGTACAGCTTGACCCCCAAGATACAGGCGGCGACGTTTATCTCTATACTGTTCTTTCTCAGGACAAGACTGGACAGTGGCACAACTTCTGTCTGCCGGACCCCAAGGGGGTCGCAAAAGCTATCCCCCTGACAGGGCGTTGGGATCGCACAGGAGCCCATATCGATGACAGTAGTATCACCTTTGCTTGCACCAATGGTGCCCTAGCAAAATGTGTACGCTGGGGTTACAAACCCTGGAAAACAGTCAAAGGCATCTCGTTAAAGGACTATCACCAAGCTTGTAGCCGCATGGTGCGGGCAGATTACTGTGGTGATGGTCGCGACCATACCCAAAATGGCACCCCCATCGATGTCTATGATCGCCTCGGGTTGCACCAGCGCAACCCAAAAAGTGACATGGCTTTTGAAGCCGCTTGGACTGCTGAGGGGGCGGTCTATCTGAACCGGACTCGTTTTCCGGGGGCGAGCGCCCAATTGCAAATAGATTGTCCAGAGAAGCTAGCATCAACATCGCCAAAAGCCAGCACAGTGGCGCGTGATCCACAGTCCGTACTACCCCAAGCGCTACTGTTCAATGATTCTTTCATGCAGACCGTTACGCCCTAATTTTTGGTCTTTGCACCCCTAAAAAGCATAGGTTTAATGCGGCAAAGACTGCATAATCATTCATCGATCGATCAGGAGAAATCTATGACTGCTCTTACCCACATTCCTCAATCCTTTAATACAACCAAGGCCGAAGCCTTTACCAATCAGCTTCTCGATACCCTCAACGGGGGTGCGATCTCTCTGATGATTTCCATCGGTCACCGCACGCGACTGTTCGATACGATGGCCCACCTACCGCCCTCCACCTGCCAAGCTATCGCCGATGCCGCTGGTCTACAGGAGCGCTATGTGCGCGAGTGGTTAGGGGCAATGGTTACAGGACAAATCATTGACTACAACATTAGCGATAAGACCTATCATCTACCTGTCGAACATGCAGCCTTTCTGACTTGTACGGCATCACCTGACAACATCGCTGTGATTGCCCAATTTATTCCTGTGCTGGGCAGCGTTGAGGATCAGATTGTGGACTGCTTCTACAATGGCGGCGGCGTTCCCTATTCGGAGTACAAACGGTTCCATCAGGTGATGGCTGAAGATAGTGGTCAAACGGTGGTAGCTGGCCTGAGTGAGCATATTCTGCCATTGGTTCCTGGTCTAGTCACTGATCTAGAGCGTGGCATCCAAGTGATGGATGTCGGCTGCGGCAGCGGTCGAGCGCTCAATGAGATGGCCAAGCTGTTCCCTAAGAGTCAGTTCTTCGGCTATGACCTCTCTGAGGAAGCGATCACCACTGCCAATATGCAAGCCCAGTCGTTGGGATTAGATAACGTCCAGTTTCA is part of the Acaryochloris sp. CCMEE 5410 genome and encodes:
- a CDS encoding class I SAM-dependent methyltransferase, which codes for MTALTHIPQSFNTTKAEAFTNQLLDTLNGGAISLMISIGHRTRLFDTMAHLPPSTCQAIADAAGLQERYVREWLGAMVTGQIIDYNISDKTYHLPVEHAAFLTCTASPDNIAVIAQFIPVLGSVEDQIVDCFYNGGGVPYSEYKRFHQVMAEDSGQTVVAGLSEHILPLVPGLVTDLERGIQVMDVGCGSGRALNEMAKLFPKSQFFGYDLSEEAITTANMQAQSLGLDNVQFHVRDAVALHLSEQFDLITTFDSVHDQARPDVVLKNIYQALRADGVYLMQDIRASSEVGNNIEHPIGPLLYTISCMHCMTVSLSAGGMGLGAVWGEEKALQMLEEAGFNSVEIKQLEHDFQNNFYVIKKV